A single region of the Lotus japonicus ecotype B-129 chromosome 4, LjGifu_v1.2 genome encodes:
- the LOC130712965 gene encoding uncharacterized protein LOC130712965 — protein MRSDIESSCDKVIGDINLLTKILVLVPAKHVIQCKRVSKQWRALISEPRFIQTHTHIHNSQPHSLWIYNGPIFPFHRHQLGRSDIQTFNTWSKSHLYTRIMQSCNGLLLCKAFFLEGPRSITYCFQVLNPSTNHFINLPFPSADLENNFDFSLVPAIYLSFEPLTLRSFHFKVVSFVKVNINTFKIFMYTSETSLWSACDFIFTASPKMKIGSGVYCNVLCTGALVRCYGILTYITSASSHYLHQHAKILLVKYFGEFKGNLQMILSKSDESLDFDILELEGFTKWVVRYRLNLNPVVDAFGTNIFHVLFVILPENEEDSMILFLVDSRIMSYNLKDRSLRLIREGGNFVKDWWSGEIISPILGDFIKCWVEITLN, from the coding sequence ATGAGATCCGATATAGAGAGCTCATGTGATAAGGTTATCGGAGACATCAACCTATTGACCAAGATCCTTGTCTTGGTGCCGGCGAAACATGTGATTCAATGTAAACGTGTTTCAAAGCAATGGCGGGCTCTAATATCTGAACCTAGATTCATTCAAACACACACTCATATTCACAACTCTCAACCACATTCCCTTTGGATCTATAATGGCCCTATATTCCCCTTCCACCGCCACCAATTGGGAAGGTCGGACATCCAAACTTTCAATACCTGGTCAAAGAGCCACCTTTACACTAGAATTATGCAATCATGCAATGGTCTGCTACTATGCAAAGCTTTTTTCCTCGAAGGTCCTCGTTCCATAACTTATTGTTTCCAAGTCCTAAATCCGTCCACAAATCATTTTATTAATCTTCCGTTCCCATCAGCAGATCTAGAAAACAATTTTGATTTCAGTCTAGTACCTGCAATTTATCTGTCTTTTGAACCGTTGACTTTGAGGTCCTTTCACTTCAAAGTTGTTTCATTTGTGAAGGTCAATATTAATACTTTTAAGATTTTTATGTATACATCTGAGACTAGTTTGTGGTCTGCGTGTGACTTTATCTTCACTGCTTCACCCAAGATGAAAATTGGTTCTGGTGTATATTGCAATGTGTTGTGTACTGGTGCTCTGGTGAGGTGTTATGGTATTTTGACCTACATAACAAGCGCTTCGAGTCATTACCTGCACCAACATGCAAAGATTCTTTTGGTTAAGTATTTTGGGGAGTTCAAAGGGAATCTCCAAATGATTTTGAGTAAGAGTGATGAAAGTTTGGATTTTGATATTCTAGAGCTGGAAGGTTTCACCAAATGGGTTGTGAGATATCGTCTCAACCTTAATCCTGTTGTGGATGCATTTGGTACGAACATTTTTCATGTGCTATTTGTTATTCTTccagaaaatgaagaggattcgATGATTTTATTCTTAGTGGATTCCAGAATAATGTCATATAATTTAAAGGATCGTTCTTTACGATTAATACGTGAAGGAGGAAATTTTGTTAAGGATTGGTGGAGCGGGGAAATCATTTCACCTATACTTGGAGACTTTATCAAATGTTGGGTTGAGATCACCTTAAATTAA